A section of the Prochlorococcus marinus XMU1402 genome encodes:
- the thiL gene encoding thiamine-phosphate kinase: protein MHKETLEDIGEKELINRLGKFMPKNQVIDDCALIKTRNDDLLINNDSLVENIHFNDFTICPKDLGWKAVVSNISDLLSSGSKKTIGITISLILPAKTEWFWVEEVYKGINKALKKYGGIILGGDCSKGNQKTISITAFGIQGELELRRNACKPGDIILTTGIHGLSKLGFMIQSQMNFDNNVSLTERLISKSIEHFCRPQVYPNFLKNLLKTRPNKKIYKIGCTDSSDGLFQAVQDLAISSKCKAILNYKKIPKDKDWPKGDKWDEFYFFGGEDYELVFSLPKKWATNLTRIDKNINKIGYFANGEPSIEFKNNKKDELLKNTPFKHF, encoded by the coding sequence ATGCATAAAGAAACATTAGAAGATATTGGTGAAAAAGAATTGATTAATAGGCTTGGGAAATTTATGCCCAAAAATCAAGTTATTGATGATTGCGCTTTAATCAAAACTAGAAATGATGACTTACTTATCAATAATGATTCTTTGGTTGAAAATATTCATTTCAATGACTTTACTATTTGCCCTAAAGACCTTGGATGGAAAGCAGTTGTGAGCAACATCTCAGACTTATTATCCAGTGGTAGTAAGAAAACCATAGGAATTACAATAAGCTTAATACTACCGGCTAAAACTGAGTGGTTTTGGGTTGAAGAGGTGTATAAAGGAATAAATAAAGCTTTAAAAAAATATGGTGGAATAATTCTTGGAGGAGATTGCTCAAAAGGGAATCAAAAAACTATATCGATAACTGCCTTTGGGATTCAAGGCGAACTTGAATTACGAAGGAATGCGTGTAAACCTGGCGATATTATTTTAACTACAGGGATTCATGGTCTTAGCAAATTAGGATTTATGATACAGAGTCAAATGAATTTCGATAATAATGTTTCGCTTACTGAAAGATTAATCAGTAAGTCCATAGAGCATTTTTGTCGCCCTCAGGTTTACCCAAATTTTCTAAAAAATCTCCTTAAAACTCGTCCCAATAAAAAAATATACAAAATAGGATGTACTGATAGTAGTGATGGACTATTTCAAGCCGTGCAAGATCTAGCAATCTCTAGCAAATGTAAAGCAATTTTAAATTATAAAAAAATACCCAAAGATAAGGATTGGCCAAAAGGAGATAAATGGGATGAGTTTTATTTTTTTGGAGGTGAAGATTATGAATTAGTTTTCTCATTGCCCAAAAAATGGGCAACCAATTTAACCAGAATAGATAAAAATATTAACA